Proteins from a genomic interval of Neoarius graeffei isolate fNeoGra1 chromosome 24, fNeoGra1.pri, whole genome shotgun sequence:
- the si:dkey-1k23.3 gene encoding heat shock protein 67B1, producing MEDTSTKSAVTKDETQMCHDALSHPPSYGWQPSLLYNQHFGLPPFLDFRDLSWIENIFRKLRASSWPGYTQASGFAPQPSLKTHREVGGGVSEVSVQRSRWTVSLDVNHFAPSEIMVRTQGGFLEIEGKHDERQDEHGYISRCFLRKYKLPAGIKAESIHSFVTGDGVLTIEATLPDIAPPADVIIPVQVEIEAPVLEDQKHDGHQPGEPKIADVVIPPVEKPEGDPSGAADERSHHTNGLPDAPKSVEGGEEAMTSQQDGESREEESVEVVDSAGATEEVLDSQPEAPEAPDAVTSEREPETQGKEEDKEVQEAEPEGDLPSADAEGEPPVSGRTQEEIPSKLDVKDKQAVEQMEQIK from the exons ATGGAGGACACAAGCACCAAGTCTGCAGTCACGAAGGATGAGACCCAGATGTGCCACGATGCCCTTTCGCACCCTCCAAGTTACGGCTGGCAGCCCAGTCTCCTCTACAACCAGCACTTTGGCCTTCCTCCCTTCTTGGACTTCAGAGATCTCAGCTGGATAGAGAACATTTTTAGGAAGCTACGGGCCTCCTCCTGGCCTGGATACACCCAAGCATCTGGATTTGCCCCACAGCCAAGCCTGAAGACCCACAGAGAGGTGGGTGGAGGCGTTTCCGAGGTGTCGGTCCAGCGGAGCAGATGGACTGTGAGTCTGGATGTGAATCATTTTGCACCGTCAGAGATTATGGTGAGAACGCAGGGTGGCTTCCTGGAAATTGAAG GAAAACACGATGAGAGACAAGACGAACATGGCTACATCTCGAGATGTTTCCTGAGGAAATACAA GCTTCCTGCTGGAATCAAAGCGGAGAGTATTCACTCCTTTGTGACTGGAGATGGAGTTCTTACCATTGAAGCCACGTTACCCGACATTGCACCACCAGCTGATGTTATAATCCCAGTCCAG GTGGAAATTGAGGCACCAGTTCTGGAAGACCAAAAGCACGATGGCCACCAGCCTGGAGAGCCCAAGATAGCAGACGTAGTCATTCCTCCTGTAGAAAAACCTGAAGGCGACCCTTCAGGTGCTGCCGATGAGAGGAGTCATCACACAAACGGTCTACCTGATGCACCGAAAAGTGTGGAGGGAGGAGAGGAAGCCATGACGAGCCAGCAAGATGGAGAAAGCAGGGAAGAAGAGAGTGTCGAAGTAGTT GATTCAGCTGGAGCCACAGAAGAGGTGCTAGATTCCCAACCTGAGGCTCCTGAAGCTCCAGACGCAGTGACATCCGAGAGGGAACCAGAGACCCAGGGAAAGGAAGAGGACAAAGAGGTCCAGGAAGCAGAGCCAGAAGGAGATCTGCCGAGTGCTGATGCTGAGGGAGAACCTCCCGTCTCAGGGAGAACCCAGGAGGAGATCCCATCCAAGTTGGACGTCAAGGACAAACAGGCTGTAGAGCAAATGGAGCAAATCAAGTAG